The genomic region AGTATTTGGCTTCACTGTAGGAACACATTTCAGACGTTTGGCCGCATGAACTTTTCATATGCTCCACTCTGGCCATTACTCTGGCTCTTATATCGGTGTCTATTTTTGCAGCTATCATTCTCACGACAGGTGACATATTTTGTCATATATCTGTTATATTTAATATCATTTTCCAggtgtctttgtgtttctccaTCCTCTAATCATCTGTATTAAAAGATAAATACGTGTGTTATAAAACTCTTCTCTAAAGACAGAAACAAGGTAATGTATGTAAGATTCTGAAGAAGCTTTATGGACAGTGACACCATGCAGACCTTCACAGAGTTAAAACTTTTGTGCCAAAGGGAGCTTCATTCAATACTGGTAGCATGAAATCAGAATCTTGCTGACATTATGAATTTAACTCTGATGTTCTTGGGTTTCTAGGTTTGGGAGTGTGTCTTTCATCTTCACAAACATTTAAAGGTCTGTCATGACAGACATGATTTAATAAGTAAAATGAGCTGCACCTCTGTGACATTGCATTTGGATTTTAGTTAGTCCACAAGGATAGCTGTCCTTGTTTCTCCTGTTTTCATCATCCCTGCTATCTGTCCTGATGGACCTCGAACAGATTTGCACTTCGATCAGCACCTCTGTGTTGGCACTCTATTGTCTCAGTGGTCCGCACCATGTGTTTCCATTTGTCAAGCTGTGGTCCTTCATTAACTCCCTAGAAGTGTCACATGAGCCTTGTTCCTCTGTTCTCAGAAAACAGGAGATATCAAgtgttttaatgtaaacatgATGTAGCCTACTATGGGGCACAGCAAAAGAAGTAGTTCTTGGATCATGTTACCAGTGACCTGAGAAGAGAAAGGTCCAGGGAGGGAGTGACTGAAAGGAGAGAGCTGCCAAAGGTTGCACAAGGTAGATGTGACCATGAAAGCAAAGATGAAAGGGAAAGACAAGGCCTAAGTGGCATTAAAGTAGAAACACAAGGGAAAAATAATCAGCAAGAGGGCCGGAGATAAAAAGAGAGCAGAGACGAGGGAGTCACAGTAACGGGCAAGATGGGTCAAAGTGTTCCATCTGATTGTGCTGTTCCAGGCCTGCAGGCGCCAAGGCAGCCTGACTTTTGCATTTGGGGAGGCTGTGGTGTGCAGATAGTCAGAGGGAGGTGATGATGTGCATGGTGTGTAAATAGATGGGTCCAGGGTCTATTTATAAATCCATCTGGAGTGGCCCTTAGCAGGGGTTAGCACAGGCCCTACTGGCATACACACACGGCACATTAGCAGCTTGCTACCAACAGGGATCCATTCCAAATTGAAACTGAGATATTGTCCAAAGTGCAATGTGAAAGTTAAAATTAAGGATTTGATTTTCTGTCATGCATGACTTTTGTGTACTGCAATGAAAGTAAACCCAAATCTATCTATTGTGAActaaagtcaattttatttttatttatttatttgctgccTAGTTCTTTGCATCTCCAGTGGAGGACAGTTGTAAAGTGGTTGCAAAAGTGTATAAGTGGCTATAAGCAATACTAAAGCATTCTTATGGGGGCCCTCCAACAGGAATGCAGGTGATTTTTCAACCAGTTATTGCCCTCTGTGACAGATGTAGGACAACTACTCCCACGACCAGTATAGAGGTCAACCTGCTGTGCGTGCAGAATTCACATGAGGTTTGTTTTACTGTCAACACGTCAATCAATTACGGATCCAAACACAGTATCATACAATAAAGGTAATTTTAGCGTCAGAATAATTGTTGAATAAATATCATGTCTTCCCTTCTGCAGGTAGTTTGCCCGAGGTTTGCATTATGCAAACTTGGAAGAAGATCACGCTAGTATCAATATCAGGTTGTATTGTTCAGTCCAATTTTAGATGTGCTTCTTGTGTCCAACGGCACCTGTTGCCTCACTGCATCAAAGATGTCACTTTACTTTTCTACAGTCTCTTATAAAAGTTTCATAAGCTGTCCATGATTAGTCATAATGAATTGattctttatttcattatttacacAATTAAGAAGTAATTATGTTTAAAACATGTCCTGGTTTGTAGCTCACATTGAAATTACATGTTGATTCATAAAGGGTCACTGGCTTTTCATTTCACAGTTTTTCACAGTTACACAGGTTTGTAAGTCAATAAATGTTTCTGGGCTGTATTCTCTGGAACCTTAATTCTTCCTTATTAATGAAAAGCAGGCAATGTTAGAGAAGTACATACTGCACACCAACGAATGCAAGGGCATAGAATTAAATGAGTGACTACTAATATCCATaccaatatccagcaacttctgAATTGTCCTTAGAaataattttgatcaaaataattaaatataaccactgttgtccATCAGCGTCTATGTATTTTGTACGCAAACGGTAACAGCTCTCCTTCTCTATTGCGATTCCAGTCcgttttttaagttttgaaaggTCCTCACAGTGTGTAAGGCTATGGTGTGGCTTGTTGTACAACGGaattgttaaattattattattaaagcatTACTAAATTATTCATTAGGTTTACTTAGTTTAGTTaagttattacatttattttaccaataTTTGATAGTTTAGGattttcttttagcttttagcttCTTTTAGCTAAAATGTCTCCTGTCCTGCATCAGAAACACTGATTTCTTTAGTCAAGAAAGATCAGAGACCCTGAGGTCAGGTTGGGTTGGGGCTGGGAGTGACACTAGCAGTGGGGATTGTTCCTTACACTAacgttatttggtgtttttacaGGATCAACTCCAGATTTGTAGTATATAAACCAAGACACAGCAAGCTGTCTTGTCTTGAAATTGTGTAATAAGAGACAAATTAGATATTTTGCACCATTGTAATAAAACCGACATGACTTAATATGACACTGTATGTGAAACTCATGAACTGCATCTCATAAGAAGTTAAGGTaactaaaatgtgtttatttcatttagacAGCAATTCCAATACAACGTTTTGAAGGCTCTATGATACAGCTTGTAATTTCAAACATCAAACTTTTCTTGTATTATTAAACttccattaaaacacacatacatacaggtatatacacactcacactggaATATATACAACAATGGAAGTGGTAACTTAACTTAGGAAAGttataaaaaatatgaaaaatacagCACCGTAGAGCGTACACATTTGTATTCCATTTAAATCTACAATtatacacaaaaatacattgCAGCATAATATCAAACATGTTATATCCAATAAAACGATTTTAAAGCTCATCTCTCCCCTCTTCCTTCCCTCACCAGCTCTTCTGCtacccctccttcctctcttatTTTTCTagcctccctctctgcctcgtctgccttcctcttctcctctctctctgtctccatgaGCCATGGCCCTCCCAGGTAGCTCAGGATCTCCTCGGGGCTTCCTCTGTGTTTGGGTTCAGGGTGGAGCAGCTCCTTGAAAAGAGTCATCACTAGTGGGCTGAGGCCCTCAAACTGTGGAGGTGGAGGGTTGTCCCTTTGGTTTTCCCTCATTATTGTGTAACAGTCagtttcctcctcactcctCCACTCACCATCTCCAAtcttctgctcattttcagccTCACGTTCAAACCACTCCTTGTATCTGCGGTAGCCACGATCATCACTGGTGCTCTCCTCCCAGGGGAAGCAGCCAGTTAAGAGACAGTAGACGAGTACACCAAGGGCCCAGCTGTCAATACAGGGCTCCACTGTTATCCAAAtatcctccatctcctcttcagTCCCATCGCActccctcctctccatctcctTCTCCGCCTCCTTGACAGGTTCCACCTCAGGAGTGCAGAAGGGCGACTCGTACCAGACAGCACGGACAGTGGAGCCGATGGCCCGGGAGAGGCCAAAGTCACCCAGTTTGACCCAGCGGCAGGAACTGTCACACAGGAAGATGTTCTCAGGTTTGATGTCACGGTGCACGAAGCCCAGAGAGTGGAGATGTGTAACGGCACCGCTCAGCTGTGACATCACCCTCTGGACACACTCTTCATCCACCCCGacctgaaacagaaacacagtctGGATAAGTAATCAGAAAACATACTCCCCATATAACATTCTGTGCCTTAGTCTGGTGGGAACACTGCATCCTTGGCACGAAGACAAGCAAAGACTGCGTCACCACAATGGTTGGTGACGCTCTTGGAAACGTCTGTTTTCCTTTATGTACTCCCACTTCATTCAGTGAGAGCAGGGTGCCCTTATTCTTATCAGCACTCTACTATGTTTCTGGCAGTGGCACAGATACAGACTGGGGGCCTTCAAGCATGTCTCAAAAGGACATAGTCAGCAGTTACATTTTCCATGAAATCCCTACGAGAAAGCCACACTGCTGACATAAAGTACTAGCTTCTGAACGGTTTCAGTGTTACGTTCGATTCAAATTCGTCTGTCAATTTATAACCTTATCTTCTTGTTTTGCTGACTGGATTATGGTCACCCACAACATTTTTCCACTGAAGAAAATGTTCTTTATGCAATAACAGCACTATGGTTAAGGTTATGGAaaatttgtggttttgattAAATCCTGACAAACTTAACAAGTTCCATCTCCTGTTCATCACCAAGATCTTCCCATAACTTTAACCCAGTGCCATGAGATCCTAACCACAACCATTAAAATGTTCCATCATGCTTAGTTTCTACAAGAGGTTATTGTATTGCagatacaaaacaaatgaaatacattgCAGGTAAACATTTTGCAACTTGTAAGATACATTAATTGGAAACGTTTCTGTGAGACAACCTTCATGCAATGCTTTTGTTCTGGCAAAACTAGGGGAAACATCCTCTATGCTCCAGTTTACAAGCAAGTTTGTCACGTTGGACATGCCACGCAGGGTATTTTCCACACGCTTCATGCATCAAATCAGCCAAACTGACCTCTGACACTATCACACTGTAGAGGTCTCCATATAGACCAGCTTGCTGGGCAAAGACATAGTAGGACGGTGTGGAAAAGTAGATGCCAAGGGCCCGTGTCAGAGAAGGATGGGTGCAGTAAGAAAGGGAGAGATTGTATTCACGCAGGAAAGACAAGAGCGAGGTAGACTGACGAGGGAAGAACTTCAGAGCCATAGGGGTTCCTGAAGGGAATGAAGCAAGACAACATGTGTTGAATACTACAATATCTAATCAGTGTTAGTCAGATGTTAAAAGGATGTCATCTTTGATGGAATGTGAGAGTTGTCCATCATTGACACTGAACAAATATAACTTCCCCTTTGGGGTGACTCTGTTACACAGCTACACCCCGGTTGCGGCAACTCTATCTCACAGAATGTCCCAAAGCACTTCATTACAGCAATAGAAGCTCAAAAGGTTAAGTGAACACTATCAAAAGACAGATCTGTCCTCACGTTACTGCAGCACTGGCCCCACCCGACATGTATAGTTTCTTCATTAGAAAGAAATCTGAGCAATAAACCTGAGATATAAATGTGCTGTGGTGGAGATGTTCTATTTCACCCATTTCAAATTACGCAGTAGCAGTTTAAAAGCATAATCAGAAGtctgaataaaatatattaccATTATGACATTTGAATGTGCATTAAAAACACTCTTGCAGACTGATTAAACAGAGATATAACAGTCTCAGGCTGTCGTGACTTTGCACTAACCTCTTTTTCTGTGTACAGCTAACATGACCTTGCCGTAGGATCCCTCTCCTAGGAGCTTTACCACCTGGAAGTGTTCGGATACCTTCAGACTAGGCATTGACTGCGCTGACAGGAAACATCGCTCGTCAAGTTCCTGACCTGCTGCAGcctgggcacacacacacagtgatagATAACTACACCATATGAAGTCTGAATCTGAGGCCGAACATGCTAGTTTGATACCTGAACCTGCTACTTTAAAAAGGACCTTGTAACTTTAAATCAGATATAACAAATTAGTTGCAATACTCATATGTTACTAATACTATCTTCCtgagggggggtggggtggggggggcttgttgttttcagtcatttatttGCTTGCATACTCCTACTCAGAGTTTTTGAGAACCAGCATGCATGTGTCCGAAAAAGTGTATGACTATTCTGACAGATCTGACACTCCATCGTCCTCTAGATGGGAAAAACTTTAGACGTCAGCGCATGCGTCTTATCAGGGCAATCAGAGCATTCGGTGCTGTCATTCAGTTTCCACCGTCATTCCTTGTTTCATGAAGTCACATCCATGATGACCTCCTTTGAAGAAGATCCCCCACCACATACGCTAGCAAATTAGGAAGGCTGTGAAAAGCTACCACACACAGCTTAACAAAAGATAAAGCGATGGTAGGgggaaaacatatttttgcTTTTGACCTTCCACATGTTGCGTAACTGAGCTTAGTGGGCATCCCTGCTAACAAATAGAACATTTCAGGTGATTGTTGCGCTAAAATCACTTTTTCTCTGGTTTGGATTACAATAATAAGCCTGATTATGATCATTAAAATGTTCCAATAAATCTCGAATGGCGATAAGAGATCAAATAGTGCTATAtgacagatttatttttgtgttatgCCTTGACAGCAGCTTAAAAAAATTGATGGATCTCAGTTATGAGTTGCTGCTTGGCAAGCAAATGCATCTAATGTGCATCCAAAAATAAGACTGCAGGTTTCAGCGAGTCTGAGCTGCTTGGCACATATGTTACCAAGAAAGCTCTATTTTAAATTATGGGCTGCTTCATGATCAATGGTGTATAGATTGGTGCTACCCTAGTGGTGCACCAATAGGATCCAGTTTGTATCTCCAAAATGTTAACTTTTCAGACATAAAGAGAATCACAGGCTGCTAAAAATGCTGCATATTCCAAATGCAAAGAAAGCAAAATGGAAACCGCATTTCTACAGGAATCCTATGATAAATGGCAAGGTATTAATGTATATGCATGTTGATGTAACTGGTAACATGATAATATATTCATCTACATACGTCTGTGCCTTTTCACAGTTTTGAAGTCAAACCCTCAGTGTTAAATTCCTGAATTCAAACATCAGTTGGGTTCTGTTCGCAGAGTCGTTAACACATGTTTGGGttatcacattattacattCTTCGGCTGCTCCTCATTCCACTCACGCCAAAATGAAAGGAATATAATTTATTACGTAAGAAttgctgtgttttattcatttcacaGTTTGACTTTATGATTTAGCAGCTCTGATACATTAATCATCACAGATGCACccaaaacatttgttgcatCAGGAGCATCCTGAAATTTGCCACTGTAAATTGTGGTGATGAATTAACCAACCCCCTATTTGTAAATGGCACTTGGCATAAAGTGTCACATGATCTGAGATTTTAATAAGTGCTCCCCATGAGCTAATTTCATTAACAAATTTGAAGTTCTGTACTCAAGTGCTCAACATTACAAGCTGAGAATCCTCTCAATGGCATTGTCCATCAAACCTTGGCAGCCCCACCCAAGtcaattttcaataaaaaaacagcaatgcATTTCTGCCATATGACATATAAAACCCCTCAATCATTTGCACATACAGGAAATAACTGCATAtatgcatgttttgttttttgcagcacAATATGATGATCTTGTGAATGTCTTCACAGGAATAAAGTGCAATACTTACTGTCATTTTCTGTCCAGTTGGTTGATCTCTTTTCACTTTGTCCCGCCTCTTTTCAGCATCTAAATACTTAAACTCCTGACAGGCTGTGGACACTGCAACCAGCTACTGTTCTATGCTGGAGCTCAACTATAAGCAGATAGTTTTGCCTTTGCTCCGTGGTTCCAAGCAGTAGCACAGCAGCTTTATAGTGGAGACTCATAGATGTTTACTGGAGACCTGGATATTGACTGTGTGCTTCTTCCCAGGAGACACACACtctgaactctctctctctcttttcctacTCATGtgccagctctctctctctcactgcctCCCTTCTGTTATGCTGGCAAATACGCGTGAACCAGCTACAAGGCATGTTaaacctcccccctcccccccaactCTCTCTCCACCACTACACAGCAGTGTCAATATTCCACCGTTTCCAATCTGTCAGTCAGCCTGACCACATTAACCTGTCTCctgcctcccctctcctcaGCTGTCACTCACTTTCTTCCCaaatacacccccccccccccccccccccccccttctctttcCATATGTCTCTTTCCATATGTCTCTTTCTCACCCTCCccgtcagtctgagtcagtgaATTCCCCCCACAGTGTAGGATTCCTCATTTAATCAACAGGTATGTTGGAATGATCGGAATAGGCCAACAAGCTGTAACTATGATCCCTGAATCATACAAGGATTATAGGGTACAGTTAAGCATGCCACTTGTGGACCCTTATATTGTCCAGTATCACTGTCCTTTCTTCCTGTGCTGCCCTTCATTCATGTCAAACTCTGCAGCAGGCAAAATAATACAGTTTGAAATATATCAAATCTCTTTTGTTTCCTCATCATGGCCTCTGGCCTCTTGAGGCTACAGTGAAGTACATCTAAAaggttttcatctgtttttttttatcatcaccAGACAAACTTTCCTCCCCCTCATCTCACTCTTCCACTCTCTTGTCATAAAATCCCTCTCACTTTATCTTTTCCCAAGTGCATATTATTACCTACCACCACAGGCCGACATACCTAACAGCTGAAACCTTGCCTTGCAAAACACCTTTACTCCGTACTTTGCTGTCTACATGCCAGCTCTGGTTCCTACTTAACCAGCTGCAAGTCAGGCCTCTTCTCCCATGGCCTCAacaccctcctcctctttctgtccACTCAGATAGATTTCCCTTGGTACTACATACTACAGGATTATTATTGCCACTGATGGCTGTTTGTTATGTAACACAAACACTGACTGCTATCACAACGGCCTGCTCCCTGATCAGATTACTACCACCGCTGTGTTCTGGCCAGCCATAGACCAATATATGAACTTCCTAGTTTGAGCTTGCACCACAGGGTCTTTTGTGCGCCTGTTGTGACAACCACCCCCGCTCTACCAAAATACATCACTTTCACTATGCTGATGCCAGGagagagtcagttcattcacaAATACAGGAtgtaaaaacatacacacataagaAAAGTGTGCATACCATGCAgtaatatgtaaaaagtaacttattacagttcatgagtaacttgcccaacactgctcagGACAGCTTTGCTAACCGTTATTGTTAATTGTTTACATGAGAAATGAGATGGTCTTCTCTTTCAAATCTTGCTATATATCTGTTAAATACACCTGTGCATGGTGTTTTCCATTTCCAAGTACGTGTTGTGAGAATGGTGCgatgaaaaaaataacatatttcaaaataGGATTTCAAAACTCCAACAGTTTGGAAATTATAGAAAATGTCTCAGAGAGATCTAACTCTGGGAACTGGAATCAATAATTTTATTCTAGTGTTGTTCTTTTTCATGAATTTCATAATGAAATTACATCTTCGAGTCAAATAGTGTAGGATGCACTCTCAGAGTGTATTTAATGCACATTCTCAGTACAGATAATATGTCGTGTCACAAAAGAGCACAAttctgaataaaaagaaaacaggcaTCATGTGGTGGGTGTTTTAGTTTTATGATGAAGTAAAACTGCAGCACAGCGATCTATGAGCATCATCTTGACCCTTTGAGTGCTGAATTAGATTTGTCTTGAGAGGGTGTACTCagttaattcatttttttcatcatattttttttatcttggaGCAAACTAATGAATGTCTCTTACATCCACAAACTAATGATCTAAATGACAACATAAACAGATATTGATTTATCTAGATTTAGAAGTTTGAATTGATCACTGCAAAAATTGATTTTGTGTTCTTGTGATGTCAAATGCCAACGATCCAATTTCTCAAGCTTGTTTGATGCTTTGAATTCCTTTCACAGTTTGCATTTGTCAGGTTGACAGgttctttattttcatgtttattaATCATGTTGTCCCAAACCACTCTCCCAGTGAACATAAAGGAAATGCTGTATAAGGTTTTTCTGTGACACATCAGTGCCCAACACATGGCAAAATAGCTTTAATTTCTGATATAATCGctttcatttctttgtttatCTTTCTGAGATTAGTGTTTCCAAAGCAGTGCAACAGTTATAGTTTATTTGAGTCATGTTGGAGAGAATACAGAGATAAAAGGATGAAGAGGTACGAGATAAAGGGGAGCTTGAATGCATGTCAGCTGTTACTGTGTTGTTCTGATCTATGAAGATTACCGTGTATTATTTATGGATTCACTAACAGGCGACCCTGAGGGAAGTTGTTATGGTTTCAGTTGACGCTAGAGTTAGTTCAATGATGCCTCTTTCAGGACAGTGTATGCTATTGCATTACTTAGGGGAAACCATAGACAGTGTCATGCATTACATTCCATGAattaaaaagtttaataaagTGATTTTGGATTCTACAGTATATTGATATTTAAGTCTCCGCAAGCTCAAACTTAAAAGTCAAAAACATGTTGCTCA from Micropterus dolomieu isolate WLL.071019.BEF.003 ecotype Adirondacks linkage group LG03, ASM2129224v1, whole genome shotgun sequence harbors:
- the sbk3 gene encoding uncharacterized serine/threonine-protein kinase SBK3 — its product is MTAAAGQELDERCFLSAQSMPSLKVSEHFQVVKLLGEGSYGKVMLAVHRKRGTPMALKFFPRQSTSLLSFLREYNLSLSYCTHPSLTRALGIYFSTPSYYVFAQQAGLYGDLYSVIVSEVGVDEECVQRVMSQLSGAVTHLHSLGFVHRDIKPENIFLCDSSCRWVKLGDFGLSRAIGSTVRAVWYESPFCTPEVEPVKEAEKEMERRECDGTEEEMEDIWITVEPCIDSWALGVLVYCLLTGCFPWEESTSDDRGYRRYKEWFEREAENEQKIGDGEWRSEEETDCYTIMRENQRDNPPPPQFEGLSPLVMTLFKELLHPEPKHRGSPEEILSYLGGPWLMETEREEKRKADEAEREARKIREEGGVAEELVREGRGER